The following are from one region of the Polyangiaceae bacterium genome:
- a CDS encoding sulfatase-like hydrolase/transferase: MNESAAVAEASPKLGAKELFLRTARATLGATLVGLVAAALDARWAAAQAGEGFGRVFAGDAGLVWPIAFAVGIAVGVGSWFLHPAAPPSWRRLKASLHPEDSALALLAPPFAALWLVATAALATRGLAADITAAAGGAAIALGALFAALGVGVVALGAARGLTRVAADKLPAPAVSLGLGVAVAALFIAYAVVTGTTSGAGGTLALFGVLKRPELDLRGPGLLLLIAAGAYLLPAALRRVPAVAALGVALLMGATTLYSAGAGLAERQVALAAERGAPLGKLALARLRKLTDRDHDGFSGRFGGGDCNDADPAISPGADDVPENGVDEDCSGKDARQLKLSTPEVEEPKDKKAWVAQKLPKDLNVVLITVDTMRFDLGYMGYERNITPNIDKLAKQSVVFEKAYSLASYTAKSLPPMLIGKYPSETHRGWSHFNRFGPEDTFVQERLQKAGIRTISVQGYWYFFQPGVGFERGFDVVDHSAAPKAIQMEGDRTVTADKVSDAVLDELGKAENTDKRFFLWAHYVDPHAEYVRHEGFDFGPKSRDAYDSELAFVDQQVGRVLDFVAKQPYGKRTAILFTSDHGEAFAEHGMIRHGFEIWEELVRVPFIVHVPGAAPRRVKVRRSAIDVVPTILDLFELPPPSGEGTDFISGHSLLYDVMIPPGHELKPRIVFVDMSAGPNNGERQAFIEDDKKLVGSLGRPMALYDLATDPGEKKDLLDDKDVSDKYVERYKAFRRDLKEVVVKPIPK, encoded by the coding sequence ATGAACGAGTCAGCGGCGGTGGCCGAAGCTTCGCCCAAGCTCGGCGCGAAGGAGCTGTTCCTGCGCACGGCGCGGGCGACCCTGGGCGCGACGTTGGTCGGACTGGTGGCGGCGGCTCTCGACGCGCGCTGGGCGGCCGCGCAGGCGGGTGAGGGGTTCGGGCGCGTCTTCGCCGGCGACGCGGGCCTGGTGTGGCCCATCGCCTTTGCGGTCGGGATCGCGGTGGGGGTGGGCTCGTGGTTCTTGCACCCCGCGGCGCCCCCGTCGTGGCGGCGGCTGAAGGCGTCGCTTCATCCCGAAGACAGCGCCCTGGCGCTGTTGGCGCCGCCATTCGCGGCGCTGTGGTTGGTGGCCACGGCCGCCCTCGCCACCCGAGGCCTCGCGGCGGACATCACTGCGGCCGCCGGGGGTGCGGCCATCGCCCTGGGCGCGCTGTTTGCGGCCCTCGGCGTGGGCGTCGTCGCCCTGGGCGCCGCCCGGGGTCTGACCCGCGTCGCGGCCGACAAGCTCCCGGCGCCGGCCGTGAGTCTGGGGCTGGGTGTCGCCGTCGCCGCCCTGTTCATCGCCTACGCCGTCGTCACGGGCACCACCAGCGGCGCCGGTGGCACCCTCGCGCTGTTCGGCGTGCTCAAGCGTCCGGAGTTGGATCTGCGAGGGCCGGGGCTATTGCTGTTGATCGCGGCGGGGGCGTATCTGCTGCCCGCGGCCTTGCGCCGCGTGCCCGCCGTCGCCGCCCTTGGCGTCGCGCTGCTCATGGGCGCCACCACGCTGTACAGCGCCGGTGCCGGCCTCGCCGAGCGCCAGGTGGCTCTCGCCGCCGAGCGGGGCGCGCCCCTCGGCAAGCTGGCCCTCGCGCGGCTGCGCAAGCTCACGGATCGCGATCACGACGGCTTCAGCGGGCGCTTCGGCGGCGGTGATTGCAACGACGCCGATCCCGCCATCAGCCCGGGTGCGGACGACGTGCCGGAAAACGGCGTGGACGAGGACTGCTCCGGTAAGGACGCCCGCCAGCTGAAGCTCTCGACGCCGGAGGTAGAGGAGCCCAAGGACAAGAAGGCCTGGGTCGCCCAAAAGCTACCGAAGGATCTGAACGTGGTGCTCATCACCGTGGACACCATGCGCTTCGATCTCGGGTACATGGGCTACGAGCGGAACATCACGCCCAACATCGACAAGCTCGCGAAGCAGAGCGTGGTGTTCGAGAAGGCCTACTCCCTCGCGTCTTACACCGCCAAGAGCTTGCCGCCGATGTTGATTGGCAAGTATCCGAGCGAGACGCACCGCGGCTGGAGCCACTTCAATCGCTTCGGCCCGGAAGACACCTTCGTGCAAGAGCGCCTGCAGAAGGCCGGCATCCGCACCATCAGCGTGCAGGGCTACTGGTACTTCTTCCAGCCGGGGGTCGGCTTCGAGCGGGGCTTCGACGTGGTGGATCACAGCGCCGCCCCCAAGGCCATTCAGATGGAGGGCGACCGCACCGTCACCGCCGACAAGGTGAGCGACGCCGTCTTGGACGAGCTCGGCAAGGCGGAGAACACCGACAAGCGTTTCTTCTTGTGGGCCCACTACGTGGACCCGCACGCGGAGTACGTGCGGCACGAGGGCTTCGATTTCGGGCCCAAGAGCCGCGACGCCTACGACAGTGAGCTGGCCTTCGTGGACCAGCAGGTCGGGCGCGTGCTCGATTTCGTCGCCAAGCAGCCCTACGGCAAGCGCACCGCGATCCTGTTCACCAGCGACCACGGCGAGGCCTTCGCCGAGCACGGCATGATCCGTCACGGCTTCGAGATCTGGGAAGAGCTGGTGCGCGTACCGTTCATCGTTCACGTTCCAGGGGCGGCGCCGCGACGGGTGAAGGTGCGGCGCAGCGCCATCGACGTGGTGCCCACGATCCTGGACCTGTTCGAGCTTCCGCCGCCCAGCGGGGAGGGAACCGATTTCATCAGCGGTCACTCGCTCCTGTACGACGTGATGATCCCGCCGGGGCACGAGCTCAAGCCTCGCATCGTGTTCGTGGACATGAGCGCAGGTCCCAACAACGGCGAGCGCCAGGCGTTCATCGAGGACGACAAGAAGCTGGTCGGCAGCCTGGGCCGCCCGATGGCTCTGTACGATCTGGCGACCGACCCCGGCGAGAAGAAGGACCTGCTGGACGACAAGGACGTCAGCGACAAATACGTCGAGCGCTACAAGGCGTTCCGGCGCGATCTCAAGGAGGTCGTGGTCAAACCCATCCCCAAGTGA
- a CDS encoding tyrosine recombinase XerC, with product MEGVSADDFARRIDRFAEFLSGERRSSPHTVKAYRRDLEQLASFLRERLDRPVGVADMNKLSLRGWLGDLARTRSATSIARKLAAVRAFCRYLEREGVLRESPAALLASPKIRRKLPGFLSADAAAEVMDAPHQLTGRPEVEALRDALALELLYGGGLRVSELAALDVENVSLEEDQLRVLGKGRKERIVPLGSKAREAVLAYLSRRGELRHPKTGAQDPRALLLGRRGRRLGVRRLQTLVQRYGALGAGRPDLHPHALRHSCATHMLEGGADLRAIQEMLGHSSLSTTQRYTHVSLDQLLGVYDRAHPLARRAKKREPKE from the coding sequence ATGGAAGGCGTGAGCGCGGACGACTTCGCGCGGCGCATCGATCGCTTTGCCGAGTTCCTCTCCGGCGAGCGCCGCTCGTCGCCCCACACCGTGAAGGCCTATCGTCGCGATCTCGAACAGCTCGCGAGCTTCTTGCGCGAGCGTCTCGACCGACCGGTGGGCGTCGCCGACATGAACAAGCTCAGCTTGCGGGGCTGGCTCGGGGATCTGGCGCGCACGCGCTCCGCTACCAGCATCGCCCGCAAGCTGGCGGCGGTGCGCGCGTTCTGCCGCTACCTCGAGCGCGAGGGCGTATTGCGGGAGAGCCCCGCGGCGCTGCTCGCGAGCCCGAAGATCCGCCGCAAGCTGCCAGGCTTCTTGTCCGCGGACGCGGCTGCGGAGGTGATGGACGCACCGCACCAGCTCACGGGCCGCCCTGAGGTGGAGGCGCTGCGGGATGCGCTGGCGCTGGAGCTTCTCTATGGCGGAGGGCTCCGGGTGAGCGAGCTCGCGGCGCTGGATGTGGAGAACGTGTCACTGGAGGAAGACCAGCTGCGCGTGCTGGGCAAGGGACGAAAGGAGCGCATCGTTCCCCTCGGCAGCAAGGCCCGCGAAGCGGTGCTGGCCTACCTCTCGCGGCGGGGCGAATTGCGTCACCCCAAGACGGGCGCACAGGATCCGCGAGCGCTGTTGCTCGGTCGTCGCGGTCGTCGCCTTGGCGTGCGGCGGCTGCAGACCCTGGTGCAGCGCTATGGTGCGCTCGGCGCCGGTCGTCCGGATCTCCACCCCCACGCTCTGCGTCACTCCTGCGCCACCCACATGCTAGAGGGGGGAGCGGACCTGCGCGCGATTCAAGAAATGCTCGGACACTCCAGCTTGTCGACGACTCAACGCTACACCCACGTCTCCCTCGACCAACTGCTGGGTGTCTACGATCGCGCCCACCCCCTGGCGCGACGAGCGAAGAAGAGAGAGCCGAAGGAATGA